From a single Rhodococcus qingshengii JCM 15477 genomic region:
- a CDS encoding NAD(P)/FAD-dependent oxidoreductase → MSIQSVEPHRHRVVVIGSGFGGLFGTQALKKADADITMIARTTHHLFQPLLYQVATGILSVGDIAPATRLVLRKQKNAQVLLGEVETIDLENQTVTSRLLERVTVTPFDSLIVAAGAGQSYFGNDQFAEFAPGMKTIDDALELRGRILGAFEQAELSDDPAERARLLTFVVVGAGPTGVELAGQIAELSRRTLDGAFRKIDPREARVVLLDGAPAVLPVYGGKLSRKAAETLEKLGVEIQLDAMVTDVDNDGLIIKEKDGTLRRIESQCKVWSAGVQASPLGKQLAEQSGGETDRAGRVMVNPDLSLPGHPNVFVIGDMMSLDKLPGLAQVAMQGGKYAAKQIKASLDGKSPSERVPFKYFDKGSMATISRFSAVAKVGKLEISGFIGWVAWLAIHLLYLVGFRSRASTLLSWAVTFFGRGRAQMASTEQQVFARNAMGELEKKNKEATESGSASNGEAKKAAGKQQKAAG, encoded by the coding sequence ATGAGCATCCAGTCGGTTGAACCGCACCGCCACCGCGTAGTGGTGATTGGTTCCGGCTTCGGAGGATTGTTCGGCACTCAGGCTCTCAAAAAAGCCGATGCCGACATCACGATGATCGCGCGTACAACCCACCATCTGTTTCAGCCGCTCCTCTATCAGGTTGCGACCGGCATCCTCTCGGTCGGTGACATCGCTCCCGCCACGAGACTGGTGCTGCGCAAGCAGAAGAACGCACAGGTACTGCTCGGTGAGGTCGAGACCATTGATCTCGAGAATCAGACCGTGACCTCGCGCCTGCTCGAACGCGTCACTGTTACGCCGTTCGACAGTCTGATCGTGGCAGCCGGTGCCGGTCAGTCGTACTTCGGCAACGACCAGTTCGCGGAGTTCGCCCCCGGAATGAAAACGATCGACGACGCCCTCGAACTGCGCGGACGAATCCTCGGGGCCTTCGAACAGGCCGAACTGTCGGACGATCCCGCCGAGCGTGCGCGCTTGCTCACCTTCGTCGTTGTCGGCGCCGGCCCCACCGGCGTGGAGTTGGCCGGGCAGATCGCCGAGCTTTCCCGTCGAACGCTGGACGGCGCGTTCCGCAAGATCGATCCTCGTGAAGCGCGCGTCGTGCTCCTCGACGGCGCCCCTGCCGTGTTGCCCGTGTACGGCGGGAAGCTCAGCCGCAAGGCTGCCGAGACGCTCGAGAAGCTCGGCGTCGAGATCCAGCTCGACGCGATGGTCACCGACGTGGACAACGACGGTCTGATCATCAAGGAGAAGGACGGCACGCTTCGCCGTATCGAGTCGCAGTGCAAGGTGTGGTCCGCCGGCGTGCAGGCCAGCCCCCTCGGCAAGCAGCTCGCAGAACAGAGCGGCGGAGAAACCGACCGCGCTGGCCGCGTCATGGTCAATCCCGACTTGTCTCTGCCCGGGCACCCCAACGTCTTTGTCATCGGCGACATGATGTCGCTCGACAAGCTGCCCGGATTGGCTCAGGTTGCCATGCAGGGTGGCAAGTACGCGGCCAAGCAGATCAAAGCGTCACTGGACGGCAAGTCCCCGTCGGAACGAGTTCCGTTCAAGTACTTCGACAAGGGAAGTATGGCAACGATCTCGCGCTTCAGCGCGGTAGCCAAGGTGGGCAAGCTCGAGATCAGCGGCTTCATCGGGTGGGTTGCCTGGCTGGCAATTCACCTCCTCTACCTCGTCGGATTCCGTTCCCGTGCCTCGACGCTGTTGTCATGGGCGGTGACGTTCTTCGGGCGTGGCCGTGCTCAGATGGCGTCCACCGAGCAGCAGGTCTTCGCGCGAAACGCGATGGGCGAATTGGAGAAGAAAAACAAGGAAGCGACGGAGTCCGGCAGCGCTTCGAATGGCGAAGCCAAGAAGGCTGCCGGCAAGCAGCAGAAGGCCGCCGGCTGA
- a CDS encoding ArsR/SmtB family transcription factor: MLAYCEVVNDRMNAAFKALADPTRRLLLDRLFVANGQSLGELCDSLDMSRQAVTQHLTMLEDANLISTVRQGRAKLHYLNPVALEEIRERWINKFEVPRLRALSTVKKIAEEAMTDKPSFVYVTYIASTADNVWKALTDAQATAEYWGHSNVSDWQPGSTWEHRRIDGSNIADVVGTVIESNPPSRLVTTWSDPNGEPGVDISRVSFDIEAFGAIVRLTVKHTDLADESARMEVAGGWSAVLSNLKSYLETGNTLPVAPWEMPVG, encoded by the coding sequence ATGCTTGCATATTGTGAAGTTGTGAACGACCGGATGAATGCAGCCTTCAAAGCACTGGCCGATCCCACACGAAGGCTTCTCCTGGACCGCTTGTTCGTAGCCAACGGTCAGTCGCTCGGTGAGCTGTGCGACAGCCTCGACATGAGTCGGCAAGCTGTCACTCAACACCTCACCATGCTCGAGGACGCCAATCTGATCAGCACGGTCCGACAGGGGAGGGCAAAGCTTCACTATCTCAATCCCGTTGCGCTCGAGGAGATTCGAGAGCGATGGATCAACAAGTTCGAGGTACCGCGCCTTCGTGCGCTCAGTACCGTCAAAAAAATCGCGGAGGAAGCCATGACCGACAAGCCCAGTTTTGTGTACGTCACCTACATTGCGAGCACGGCGGACAACGTCTGGAAAGCGCTCACCGACGCACAGGCCACCGCAGAGTATTGGGGACACAGCAACGTCTCCGACTGGCAGCCGGGATCGACGTGGGAGCACCGCCGGATCGACGGTTCGAACATCGCCGATGTAGTCGGCACCGTAATCGAGAGCAACCCTCCGTCGAGGTTGGTCACCACCTGGTCTGATCCGAACGGCGAACCGGGCGTCGACATCTCGCGGGTGAGTTTCGACATCGAAGCCTTCGGCGCGATCGTGCGACTGACCGTCAAGCACACCGATTTGGCGGACGAATCGGCTCGCATGGAGGTGGCCGGCGGATGGTCGGCGGTGCTGTCGAATCTGAAGTCCTACCTCGAGACCGGAAATACTCTTCCGGTGGCGCCGTGGGAGATGCCGGTCGGTTGA
- a CDS encoding glycosyltransferase, whose product MTEFDVALHRALKKFQSAGSVQVKETPPHGEPADLTVAIATYDDFDGAYFTIHSILVHHREILDRVEFVLLDNNPEGLPAPMLESFAGYIDRFRYIPFTDVRSTAVRDVLFRKATGKYVLVLDSHVILAPGSLSALLAYFDADPETDDLIQGPMLSQDSSHIAATHMDPKWRNGMFGSWGVDPRAKQHPDVPFEIVMQGLGSFACRREAWPGLNSHFTGFGGEEGYIHEKFRINGGKVVCLPTFGWHHRFERPAGVPYRINWEDRVHNYLLGWSEVGWDLDSLHRQFSRYLGDSYPEIRRRAELSVQRPELVFGGVVVLSDDGRVAPWRSCLAEAESIELTVHRAIPAEDDGPDGWRTVSAFVAGLDKAILLGWKSVVFLDEARVIEPAVMYKLRNIVDDLPAEADTAVIHAHGEDLVGAALIVRAATYGTLRDELSRRINGPVPSDFSLAAYLLERGAVDVVLDRPLSPVRVGGEPNPVVEDSQSDLGVAVVNLDLDIDRWKASWHRFIRLPRVTAVERVSAFEDAMNQDAAFTVSWRRALARATEKGWDSVLIAADDVSLLDAAASILGHAREELDHGDWDVVHLGHDPKSRDGALLDGSALLRTSPENRGVHAVLVHSRAFEQILDEIADPESDPAAFGQWAGHYRTLGDYLVDASAGGALTCLTLSPGIASTRSLIRSGAIESEYSRRFAL is encoded by the coding sequence ATGACAGAGTTCGACGTCGCGCTACACCGCGCTCTGAAGAAGTTTCAGAGCGCGGGGTCAGTTCAGGTGAAGGAGACTCCGCCACACGGAGAACCGGCCGATCTGACTGTCGCGATCGCAACCTACGACGATTTCGACGGCGCGTACTTCACGATCCACTCGATCTTGGTCCATCATCGCGAGATTCTGGACAGAGTCGAATTCGTCTTGTTGGACAACAACCCCGAGGGGTTGCCGGCGCCGATGCTCGAATCGTTTGCGGGGTATATCGATCGGTTCCGCTACATCCCGTTCACCGACGTTCGATCGACTGCGGTGCGGGACGTCCTGTTCCGCAAGGCCACCGGAAAGTATGTCCTTGTCCTCGACTCTCACGTGATCTTGGCACCGGGATCGTTGTCGGCGTTGCTGGCGTATTTCGATGCGGACCCGGAAACCGACGATCTGATCCAGGGACCGATGCTCTCCCAGGATTCCTCGCACATCGCGGCCACCCACATGGACCCCAAGTGGCGCAACGGGATGTTCGGCTCGTGGGGAGTTGATCCGCGAGCGAAGCAACACCCTGACGTGCCTTTCGAGATCGTCATGCAGGGCCTCGGCTCATTTGCCTGCAGGCGTGAGGCATGGCCGGGATTGAACTCGCACTTCACCGGATTCGGCGGTGAAGAGGGATACATCCACGAGAAGTTCCGGATCAACGGCGGAAAGGTCGTCTGCCTTCCGACATTTGGTTGGCATCATCGATTCGAGCGCCCGGCCGGTGTCCCGTATCGAATAAACTGGGAAGATCGTGTTCACAATTACCTGCTCGGTTGGAGTGAGGTCGGATGGGATCTCGACTCACTCCATCGTCAGTTCTCCAGGTACCTCGGTGATTCGTATCCCGAGATTCGTCGCCGTGCCGAGCTGAGCGTCCAGCGACCCGAGTTGGTCTTCGGTGGGGTGGTCGTTCTCAGCGACGACGGCCGAGTCGCTCCGTGGCGTTCATGCCTGGCGGAGGCCGAGTCGATCGAACTGACCGTTCACCGTGCCATTCCGGCGGAGGACGACGGTCCGGATGGGTGGAGGACGGTCTCTGCGTTCGTCGCCGGACTCGACAAGGCAATTCTGCTGGGCTGGAAGTCGGTGGTTTTTCTGGACGAGGCGCGCGTGATCGAACCCGCGGTTATGTACAAGCTACGGAACATCGTCGACGACCTCCCCGCCGAAGCCGATACGGCTGTCATCCACGCACACGGCGAAGATCTGGTCGGAGCTGCACTGATTGTTCGCGCGGCGACATACGGAACTTTGCGAGACGAACTCTCACGAAGGATCAACGGACCCGTGCCGTCCGACTTCTCACTGGCGGCTTATCTGCTCGAGCGAGGCGCAGTCGACGTTGTGCTCGATCGCCCACTGTCGCCTGTCCGAGTAGGGGGAGAACCCAACCCCGTTGTCGAGGATTCTCAGTCGGACCTCGGTGTTGCCGTCGTGAATCTCGATCTTGACATCGACAGATGGAAAGCGTCCTGGCATAGATTCATTCGCTTACCGCGCGTAACAGCGGTGGAAAGAGTGTCGGCTTTCGAGGACGCGATGAATCAGGACGCGGCCTTCACCGTCTCGTGGCGTCGTGCGCTCGCTCGGGCGACTGAGAAGGGCTGGGATTCGGTCCTCATCGCCGCTGACGACGTCAGTTTGCTGGATGCCGCCGCATCGATCCTTGGCCATGCCCGCGAAGAGTTGGATCACGGCGATTGGGATGTCGTCCACCTCGGACACGACCCGAAATCGAGGGACGGAGCTCTGCTCGACGGTTCGGCACTCTTGCGCACCAGTCCTGAGAACCGTGGAGTCCACGCCGTTCTCGTACATTCGCGCGCCTTCGAGCAAATTCTCGATGAGATTGCGGATCCGGAGTCAGATCCCGCAGCATTCGGACAATGGGCGGGTCACTACCGAACTCTGGGCGACTACCTGGTGGATGCGAGTGCCGGGGGAGCGCTCACGTGCCTGACGCTGTCGCCCGGCATCGCCTCCACACGCAGCCTGATTCGTTCGGGCGCAATCGAATCCGAATACTCACGACGCTTCGCACTGTGA
- a CDS encoding PqqD family protein, translated as MTELLEGVRPQRSQTVESNDLTDGVVLYDSSSEVAHHLNPVATLVWELCDGRTVSEIVQAVAEVLEIPDDEAKSVVNETYGQLSTSRLLV; from the coding sequence TTGACCGAACTACTCGAAGGTGTGAGACCGCAACGCTCTCAGACGGTGGAGAGCAACGATCTCACCGACGGTGTTGTGCTGTACGACAGTTCCAGCGAGGTTGCCCATCACCTCAACCCGGTCGCGACGTTGGTGTGGGAACTGTGTGACGGCCGGACCGTCAGCGAAATTGTCCAGGCCGTGGCAGAAGTGCTCGAGATCCCTGACGACGAGGCGAAGTCGGTAGTCAACGAGACGTACGGACAGCTGAGCACCTCTCGTCTGCTGGTGTGA
- a CDS encoding nucleotidyltransferase family protein, with translation MRDTRYLISMLKPECGADVIRLCSQQDWPRVIDAAVRHKVLPLLASRAVEAGFASVLPASFAEMLSESSATASSPELTLSLVHHRNTIRISDLDAQRVELQELLHSNGFPTVALKGAALLERRIWPNPAARRMTDIDLLVVDPAHAVPANDAILDFGYRMVRPDEVDSASIDHDDHQEPALLRDDRHGSVEIHSHLLPRFARHALTREAAVRGISSEAEGSRLAMADVTLHVIAHARLADRALIRADLSLNSVFDVGYLLTSEPELAVTLSRRQLPRDVRRAVNVHWAAVESIFGVSTGMTTVSARWWWRWTLWLADRPRLHSLYRDLVMVPLFLDRDRLSIRDGRDLRGWDLARSRVSHFVRRARTAVEDAGGAA, from the coding sequence ATGCGTGACACCCGGTACCTGATTTCCATGTTGAAACCCGAGTGTGGGGCCGACGTCATCCGCTTGTGTTCGCAGCAGGATTGGCCCAGAGTCATCGACGCCGCTGTAAGGCACAAGGTATTGCCGCTGCTCGCCTCCCGAGCGGTCGAGGCCGGCTTCGCATCGGTCCTACCTGCGAGCTTCGCGGAAATGCTGTCGGAATCCTCGGCCACCGCATCGAGTCCGGAATTGACACTGAGCCTTGTCCATCACCGAAACACCATAAGGATCTCGGACCTCGACGCGCAACGAGTGGAACTGCAAGAGCTGTTACACAGCAACGGATTTCCGACGGTTGCACTGAAGGGTGCCGCCCTTCTCGAGCGAAGAATCTGGCCGAACCCGGCAGCTCGACGGATGACGGACATCGACCTTTTGGTCGTCGACCCTGCACATGCCGTTCCGGCCAACGACGCGATCCTCGATTTCGGCTACCGAATGGTCCGCCCCGACGAAGTGGACTCCGCCTCCATCGATCACGACGATCACCAGGAACCGGCACTCCTTCGCGACGACCGTCATGGCTCCGTCGAAATCCATTCGCACTTACTTCCGAGGTTCGCCCGTCACGCGCTGACCCGGGAGGCCGCGGTCCGAGGAATCAGCTCGGAGGCGGAAGGATCCCGCCTTGCGATGGCCGACGTGACGCTGCACGTCATCGCTCACGCGCGGCTTGCCGATCGGGCCTTGATTCGAGCCGATTTGTCGTTGAACAGTGTCTTCGACGTGGGGTACCTGCTCACTTCCGAACCGGAACTCGCTGTGACGCTCTCCAGACGCCAGTTGCCACGCGATGTCCGTCGGGCGGTGAACGTCCACTGGGCGGCGGTGGAATCGATCTTCGGCGTCAGCACCGGAATGACGACCGTCTCGGCGCGTTGGTGGTGGCGATGGACGCTGTGGTTGGCGGATCGCCCACGTCTGCACTCGCTTTACCGCGATCTGGTCATGGTGCCGCTCTTTCTCGACCGTGATCGGCTTTCCATCCGGGACGGGCGCGACCTACGTGGATGGGACTTGGCCCGCTCACGCGTGTCCCACTTCGTCCGTCGTGCGAGGACTGCCGTCGAAGATGCCGGGGGAGCGGCGTGA
- the galE gene encoding UDP-glucose 4-epimerase GalE, producing the protein MKVLITGGAGFIGSTVASKCVDAGIDVVILDNLLTGRAEFAHRFPFYCGDIADEKLLDKVFADHSDIDATVHCAALIVVGDSVSSPARYYENNVSKSLTLVSSVLRNGCERFLFSSSAAVYAPSDGGCVDEHWGIAPQSPYAHSKAQFETMLDDIAAATKLSAISLRYFNPVGADPELRSGTPSVRPTHALGKLFESYSTGTPFRVTGTDWPTRDGSGVRDYVHVWDLADAHVRALERFDRVTAESSRMTVVNLGSGRGTTVWELVHTFENVLGEDIDVVAAGRRAGDTAGAYATNDRALRLLGWVPTFTLEQGIEDTARWLAVRPHLLNSV; encoded by the coding sequence GTGAAAGTACTGATCACGGGCGGAGCGGGATTCATCGGTAGCACCGTCGCGTCGAAGTGCGTCGACGCCGGGATCGATGTCGTGATTCTCGACAACCTGCTGACCGGCCGCGCCGAATTTGCGCACAGATTCCCGTTCTACTGCGGCGACATCGCGGACGAGAAACTGCTCGACAAGGTATTCGCAGATCATTCCGATATCGATGCGACAGTTCACTGTGCGGCCTTGATCGTGGTCGGAGATTCCGTGAGTAGCCCGGCGCGGTACTACGAGAACAACGTATCCAAGTCGCTGACGCTGGTATCGAGTGTCCTTCGGAACGGGTGTGAGCGCTTCTTGTTCAGTTCCTCTGCGGCGGTGTATGCGCCGAGCGACGGTGGGTGTGTCGATGAACATTGGGGGATCGCACCGCAGAGTCCCTATGCGCACAGCAAGGCTCAGTTCGAAACGATGCTCGACGACATTGCGGCGGCCACTAAATTATCGGCGATATCTCTACGCTACTTCAATCCGGTCGGGGCAGATCCGGAGCTGCGAAGTGGTACACCATCGGTACGCCCGACCCACGCACTCGGAAAGCTGTTCGAATCATATTCGACAGGAACGCCTTTCAGGGTTACGGGAACGGATTGGCCGACGCGCGACGGATCCGGAGTGCGTGATTACGTTCATGTCTGGGACCTTGCAGACGCTCATGTTCGAGCGCTGGAAAGGTTCGACCGGGTCACCGCTGAATCATCACGCATGACTGTGGTCAATCTGGGCAGCGGGCGGGGGACGACGGTGTGGGAGCTGGTACACACATTCGAGAACGTGCTCGGTGAAGATATCGACGTGGTCGCTGCCGGCCGACGCGCCGGTGACACTGCCGGCGCTTACGCGACGAACGATCGTGCGTTGCGACTACTCGGGTGGGTTCCGACATTCACCCTGGAACAGGGGATCGAGGACACCGCGCGGTGGCTGGCAGTGCGCCCGCACCTGCTCAACTCGGTGTAG
- a CDS encoding tyrosine-type recombinase/integrase, which yields MQSVPGRLPEFLSNGVVGLLRPEDRVFEAMLDGWRAQMLARGLGVPFIRSSCGLVSRFQEHSNEYPWGWQPIHVDEFLADRRTGPKAVSVSTLRANAGTIRSFCYYVTDERYGWAAFCSKVFDDVPAQVVFEWNTPRHKTDDAIPADRRSFTQTELQTFFDTCDDLVDQEFAKGSKRWLPLMRDSTAFKVCYAYGLRRRELSMLDYHDFGPNPHVDKYGRYGAVQIRYAKGMSGSGPRRRTVLTVPEFDWVVDLLDHWLSPQGREQFATADRSASLWPSERAGATGIRNFNRTFTAVRELAGLPTELKMHCLRHSYVTHLLEAGYDPMFVQQQVGHAYSSTTALYTSVSADFKQKTIQRMIQQRIVTRDERRTGKDT from the coding sequence ATGCAGAGTGTTCCAGGTCGGCTGCCAGAGTTCCTGTCGAACGGCGTCGTCGGGCTGCTGCGACCCGAGGACCGAGTCTTTGAGGCGATGCTCGATGGCTGGCGAGCGCAAATGCTGGCCCGTGGGCTCGGTGTGCCGTTCATTCGGTCCTCGTGCGGCCTGGTCTCTCGGTTCCAGGAGCACTCCAACGAGTATCCGTGGGGCTGGCAGCCGATCCATGTCGATGAGTTCCTGGCTGATCGACGAACCGGGCCGAAAGCCGTCTCGGTGTCGACGCTGCGCGCGAACGCTGGCACGATCAGGTCCTTCTGCTATTACGTCACTGACGAAAGGTATGGGTGGGCTGCGTTCTGCAGCAAAGTATTTGACGACGTTCCCGCCCAAGTCGTGTTCGAGTGGAACACGCCGCGCCACAAGACCGATGACGCCATCCCAGCGGACCGGCGCAGCTTCACTCAGACCGAGTTGCAGACATTCTTCGACACCTGCGATGACCTCGTCGATCAAGAGTTCGCCAAGGGCTCGAAGCGCTGGCTCCCACTGATGCGAGACTCCACCGCGTTCAAGGTGTGCTACGCCTACGGTTTGCGCCGTCGGGAACTTTCCATGCTCGACTACCACGACTTCGGCCCAAATCCGCACGTAGACAAGTACGGCCGCTATGGCGCCGTTCAGATCCGCTACGCCAAAGGCATGTCGGGGTCAGGACCGCGCCGTCGCACTGTTCTCACGGTGCCTGAGTTTGACTGGGTGGTCGATCTTCTCGATCACTGGCTCTCGCCGCAGGGTCGCGAACAGTTCGCCACTGCGGACCGCTCGGCCTCGTTGTGGCCGTCGGAACGGGCTGGCGCCACGGGCATCCGCAACTTCAATCGCACCTTCACTGCGGTCCGCGAACTGGCTGGGCTACCGACAGAGTTGAAGATGCACTGCCTGCGCCACTCCTACGTCACTCATCTCCTCGAGGCCGGATACGATCCTATGTTTGTCCAGCAGCAAGTTGGCCACGCCTACTCATCCACCACCGCGCTCTACACCTCAGTCTCGGCAGACTTCAAACAAAAGACCATCCAACGGATGATCCAGCAACGAATCGTCACACGTGACGAAAGAAGGACCGGGAAGGACACGTGA
- a CDS encoding helix-turn-helix domain-containing protein: protein MSEQRRIGYRWNLRQRMADHNLWKTTELIPLLKSRGINLSNAQVHRLVTGTPERIPARTFAALCDILECTPNDLFEPYVEIRAAATADAPANPADLGISDKRSVARRIRVVRSDDDDGKTT from the coding sequence GTGAGCGAGCAACGCCGAATCGGCTATCGCTGGAATCTCCGCCAACGAATGGCCGATCACAACCTCTGGAAGACAACGGAACTCATCCCGCTTCTCAAGTCCCGCGGAATCAACCTATCAAACGCACAAGTGCACCGATTGGTGACAGGCACACCCGAGCGGATCCCTGCGCGCACCTTCGCCGCGCTGTGCGACATCCTTGAATGCACACCCAACGATCTCTTCGAACCATATGTCGAGATCCGAGCTGCGGCCACGGCCGACGCACCGGCCAACCCGGCCGACCTAGGCATCAGCGACAAGCGCTCGGTTGCCCGCCGGATCCGAGTCGTCCGTAGCGATGATGACGATGGCAAGACCACGTAA